A genomic stretch from Vulpes lagopus strain Blue_001 chromosome 11, ASM1834538v1, whole genome shotgun sequence includes:
- the ETNK2 gene encoding ethanolamine kinase 2 yields the protein MAVPPSAPRPRSPFYLRRRAPCPQCSWGMEEKAAAGAGCREPPGAPRAAAVPCFGLSVDQDDILPGALRLIRELRPHWKPEQVRTKRFTDGITNKLVACYVEEDMQDCVLVRVYGERTELLVDRENEVRNFQLLRAHGCAPKLYCTFQNGLCYEYMRGMALGPEHIREPRLFRLIALEMAKIHTIHANGSLPKPTLWHKMHNYFTLVKNEINPSLSADVPKVEVLEQELAWLKEHLSQLDSPVVFCHNDLLCKNIIYDSTKGHVRFIDYEYAGYNYQAFDIGNHFNEFAGVNEVDYCWYPGRETQLQWLRYYLQAQKGMAVTPREVERLYVQVNKFALASHFFWALWALIQNQFSTIEFDFLRYAVIRFHQYFKVKPQVSALEMPK from the exons ATGGCCGTGCCCCCTTCGGCTCCTCGGCCGCGCTCGCCCTTTTACCTGCGGCGGCGGGCGCCGTGCCCGCAGTGCTCATGGGGCATGGAGGAGAAGGCGGCGGCCGGCGCGGGCTGCCGGGAGCCGCCGGGCGCCCCGAGGGCCGCCGCCGTCCCTTGCTTCGGCCTCTCGGTGGACCAGGACGACATCCTCCCGGGCGCCCTGCGCCTCATCCGGGAGCTGCGGCCGCACTGGAAGCCCGAGCAAGTTCGGACCAAG CGTTTCACTGATGGCATCACCAACAAGCTGGTGGCCTGCTACGTGGAGGAGGACATGCAGGACTGCGTGCTGGTCCGGGTGTACGGGGAGCGGACGGAACTGCTGGTGGACCGGGAGAATGAGGTCAGGAACTTCCAGCTGCTGCGAGCACATGGCTGCGCCCCGAAACTCTACTGCACCTTCCAGAATGGGCTGTGCTATGAGTACATGAGGGGCATGGCCCTGGGACCTGAGCACATCCGGGAGCCCCGGCTCTTCAG GCTAATCGCCTTAGAAATGGCAAAGATTCACACCATCCATGCCAATGGCAGCCTGCCCAAGCCTACCCTCTGGCACAAGATGCACAATTATTTCACCCTTGTGAAGAATGAGATCAACCCCAG CCTCTCTGCAGATGTCCCCAAGGTGGAAGTATTGGAACAGGAGCTGGCCTGGCTCAAGGAGCACCTGTCCCAGTTGGACTCCCCTGTGGTGTTCTGTCACAATGATCTGCTCTGCAAGAATATCATCTACGACAGCACCAAAG GCCACGTACGGTTCATTGACTATGAATATGCCGGCTACAACTACCAAGCTTTTGACATTGGCAACCATTTCAATGAGTTTGCAG GTGTGAACGAGGTGGACTACTGCTGGTACCCCGGGCGGGAGACCCAGCTGCAGTGGCTGCGCTACTACCTGCAGGCACAAAAGGGGATGGCCGTGACCCCCAGGGAGGTGGAGAGGCTCTACGTGCAAGTCAACAAATTTGCCCTG GCATCTCACTTTTTCTGGGCACTGTGGGCCCTCATCCAGAACCAGTTCTCCACCATCGAGTTTGATTTCCTCAG GTATGCAGTGATCCGATTCCACCAGTACTTCAAGGTGAAGCCTCAGGTGTCCGCCTTGGAGATGCCAAAGTGA
- the REN gene encoding renin isoform X1: MARCRMPRWGLLLVLWGSCTFGLPADTGAFRRIFLKKMPSIRESLKERGVDVARLGAEWNQFTKRLSSGNSTSPVVLTNYLDTQYYGEIGIGTPPQTFKVIFDTGSANLWVPSTKCSPLYTACEIHCLYDSSESSSYMENGTTFTIRYGSGKVKGFLSQDMVTVGGITVTQTFGEITELPLIPFMLAKFDGVLGMGFPAQAVGGVTPVFDHILSQGVLKEDVFSVYYSRNSKNSHLLGGEVILGGSDPQYYQGNFHYVSVSKTGSWQIKMKGVSVRSATLVCEEGCMVVVDTGASYISGPTSSLRLLMDTLGAQELSTNEYVVNCNQVPTLPDISFHLGGRAYTLTSVDYVLQDPYGNEDLCTLALHGLDVPPPTGPVWVLGASFIRKFYTEFDRHNNRIGFALAR, from the exons ATGGCCAGATGCAGAATGCCTCGCTGGGGACTCCTGCTGGTGCTCTGGGGCTCCTGCaccttcgggctccctgcagacacTGGAGCCTTCAGACG GATCTTCCTCAAGAAAATGCCCTCCATCCGGGAAAGCCTGAAGGAGCGAGGCGTGGATGTGGCCAGGCTTGGGGCTGAGTGGAACCAGTTCACCAAGAGACTCTCCTCTGGCAACAGCACCTCCCCCGTGGTCCTCACCAACTACCTGGAT ACCCAATACTATGGCGAGATTGGCATTGGCACCCCACCCCAGACCTTCAAAGTCATCTTCGACACGGGCTCGGCCAACCTCTGGGTGCCCTCCACCAAGTGCAGCCCTCTCTACACAGCCTGTG AGATTCACTGCCTCTATGACTCCTCGGAATCCTCCAGCTACATGGAGAACGGGACGACATTCACCATCCGCTACGGATCTGGGAAGGTCAAAGGCTTCCTGAGCCAGGACATGGTGACT GTGGGCGGAATCACAGTGACACAGACGTTTGGAGAGATCACAGAGCTGCCCCTGATACCCTTCATGCTGGCCAAGTTTGATGGGGTTCTGGGCATGGGCTTCCCTGCACAGGCTGTTGGTGGGGTCACCCCCGTCTTTGACCACATCCTCTCCCAAGGGGTGCTAAAGGAGGATGTTTTCTCAGTCTACTACAGCAG AAATTCCAA GAATTCTCACTTGCTCGGAGGAGAGGTCATCTTGGGAGGCAGCGACCCCCAGTATTACCAAGGGAATTTCCACTACGTGAGCGTCAGCAAGACTGGTTCCTGGCAGATCAAAATGAAAGG GGTGTCTGTGAGGTCGGCCACCTTGGTCTGTGAGGAGGGCTGCATGGTAGTGGTTGATACCGGTGCATCGTACATCTCGGGCCCCACCAGCTCCCTGAGGCTGCTCATGGACACCCTGGGGGCCCAGGAGCTGAGCACAAATGAG TACGTTGTGAACTGTAACCAGGTGCCTACACTCCCCGACATCTCCTTCCACCTCGGAGGGAGAGCCTACACACTTACCAGTGTGGACTATGTGTTACAG GATCCCTATGGTAATGAAGACCTGTGCACCCTGGCCCTCCACGGTCTGGATGTCCCACCGCCCACTGGGCCTGTCTGGGTCCTGGGCGCCAGCTTCATCCGCAAGTTCTACACGGAGTTTGATCGGCATAACAATCGCATTGGCTTTGCCTTGGCCCGCTGA
- the REN gene encoding renin isoform X2 → MARCRMPRWGLLLVLWGSCTFGLPADTGAFRRIFLKKMPSIRESLKERGVDVARLGAEWNQFTKRLSSGNSTSPVVLTNYLDTQYYGEIGIGTPPQTFKVIFDTGSANLWVPSTKCSPLYTACEIHCLYDSSESSSYMENGTTFTIRYGSGKVKGFLSQDMVTVGGITVTQTFGEITELPLIPFMLAKFDGVLGMGFPAQAVGGVTPVFDHILSQGVLKEDVFSVYYSRNSHLLGGEVILGGSDPQYYQGNFHYVSVSKTGSWQIKMKGVSVRSATLVCEEGCMVVVDTGASYISGPTSSLRLLMDTLGAQELSTNEYVVNCNQVPTLPDISFHLGGRAYTLTSVDYVLQDPYGNEDLCTLALHGLDVPPPTGPVWVLGASFIRKFYTEFDRHNNRIGFALAR, encoded by the exons ATGGCCAGATGCAGAATGCCTCGCTGGGGACTCCTGCTGGTGCTCTGGGGCTCCTGCaccttcgggctccctgcagacacTGGAGCCTTCAGACG GATCTTCCTCAAGAAAATGCCCTCCATCCGGGAAAGCCTGAAGGAGCGAGGCGTGGATGTGGCCAGGCTTGGGGCTGAGTGGAACCAGTTCACCAAGAGACTCTCCTCTGGCAACAGCACCTCCCCCGTGGTCCTCACCAACTACCTGGAT ACCCAATACTATGGCGAGATTGGCATTGGCACCCCACCCCAGACCTTCAAAGTCATCTTCGACACGGGCTCGGCCAACCTCTGGGTGCCCTCCACCAAGTGCAGCCCTCTCTACACAGCCTGTG AGATTCACTGCCTCTATGACTCCTCGGAATCCTCCAGCTACATGGAGAACGGGACGACATTCACCATCCGCTACGGATCTGGGAAGGTCAAAGGCTTCCTGAGCCAGGACATGGTGACT GTGGGCGGAATCACAGTGACACAGACGTTTGGAGAGATCACAGAGCTGCCCCTGATACCCTTCATGCTGGCCAAGTTTGATGGGGTTCTGGGCATGGGCTTCCCTGCACAGGCTGTTGGTGGGGTCACCCCCGTCTTTGACCACATCCTCTCCCAAGGGGTGCTAAAGGAGGATGTTTTCTCAGTCTACTACAGCAG GAATTCTCACTTGCTCGGAGGAGAGGTCATCTTGGGAGGCAGCGACCCCCAGTATTACCAAGGGAATTTCCACTACGTGAGCGTCAGCAAGACTGGTTCCTGGCAGATCAAAATGAAAGG GGTGTCTGTGAGGTCGGCCACCTTGGTCTGTGAGGAGGGCTGCATGGTAGTGGTTGATACCGGTGCATCGTACATCTCGGGCCCCACCAGCTCCCTGAGGCTGCTCATGGACACCCTGGGGGCCCAGGAGCTGAGCACAAATGAG TACGTTGTGAACTGTAACCAGGTGCCTACACTCCCCGACATCTCCTTCCACCTCGGAGGGAGAGCCTACACACTTACCAGTGTGGACTATGTGTTACAG GATCCCTATGGTAATGAAGACCTGTGCACCCTGGCCCTCCACGGTCTGGATGTCCCACCGCCCACTGGGCCTGTCTGGGTCCTGGGCGCCAGCTTCATCCGCAAGTTCTACACGGAGTTTGATCGGCATAACAATCGCATTGGCTTTGCCTTGGCCCGCTGA